The segment AGCCTGCGTGAATCAGGGACGTGGCTCACGAAGCAGGCTGAAGCCAAGCTGCAGGCGCTGGCACTGCAGCGGGATGAGCAAAAGCAGGTATGGCAGCGGGCCGAGGCCGACAGCAATCGGATGCTGCTGCGCGCGCCCATGGAGGGCATGCTGGCACTGGCGCTGCCGCCGTTTTATGGCAAGCCGGTGCCAGGCATGCAGTTGTATAACGGCGTGCCGCTGGTGCGCATTTTCGATCCCAGTCAGATGCTGGTCGAGGCGCAAGTCAGTGACGTGGACCTGGCCTGGGTGCCTGCGCATGCCAAGGCGGAGGTGCGGATTGACGCCTATCCGGGGCTGGTGTTGCCGGCGCATCTGTTGCGGTTGAATCCGGTTGCGGTCGGGCTGTTGGGCACGCCCATCCACATGTTCAACGCCACGTTTGCGCTGGACAGGAGCGACCCGCGCGCGCTGCCGGATCTGAACGCCTCGCTGCAGGTGAAGTCGAACCCGCACGCAGGCTGGCTGGTGCCGCGCGAAGATGTGCAGTACGAGAATGGCGCGGCGTTTGTGTGGAGCGTGGTGAAGGGGCGGCGCGAGCAGCGGCCGGTGCAGGTGCTGGTGTTTGCCGGGCCGTGGATTCAAATTGACGCTCCCTGGTTGGGGGCAGCTCCGGTGAAAAGGAGCGATCCGTGAGCGCGAAGCGGCGCTGGATTAGCTGGATTGTAGCGGTGGCCGCCATCGTGGGCGGCGGGAGTTGGCTGGTGCGGCGCGCTGCGGCCGGGGATCAGAAGCTGCCCAGCGCCCAGGTGCAGATGGGCGATCTGGACGAGTACGTGAGCTGCCGCGGGACGCTTTCTGCGTGGCAGGCGGGGGTGCTGATCGCGCCCAACCGGGTGGAGAGCTTGCGGATCATTTACCTGGCGCCGGGCGGCAGCGAGGTCCAAAAAGGGGAGGTGGTGATCCGGCTGGATGTTTCCGGGCTGGAGCAGAAGGCCACCGAACTGGCGCTGGCGCTGAAGACTGCGCAAGCCAAGCTAAGTCAGGCGGAAGCCGAAGCGGAGGTTACGCACCAGAAGGATGTGCTGACGCTGGTGGAAGATCAGGTCGCCGCGGGCACGGCACAGAACGATGCGCGGAAAGCGTCGGTGCAGAGCCGCATCGCCGGACAGGAAGCCGACGGCAAGTTGGCCACCGCCAAAGCGGAAGTCAGCGCGCAGCAGGCCAGCGGCAAACTGCACAGTACCGCGGCGGCGGCGCAGGTGCAATCGCTGCGCGAAGCGCGCGACAAGGCGGCGGCGCAACTGCAGCGCGAGCAGGCCACGGTGGCGGAGGCGACGCTGCGGGCACCGATGGCGGGCGTGGTGACCTACAGCATGAATTACCGCAACTTCAACGATCCGCATCCCTACCGCGTGGGCGATGTGGTCTCCGCCGGCGATGAGATCGCGCAGATTCCCAACCTGCAGACGCTTGAAGTGGACGCCGACCTGGAGCAGACCGACCGCGGCAAGGTGCATATCGGTGACGCCATTACGGCGCAGGCGCCGGCGCTGCCGGAAGTGCAGCTCACGGGGGCGGTGGAGCGCATTGCGGGGCTGACGAGTCTCGATTTCAGCGGCAGCTTTCCGCCGCCGCGCATTTTCCGGCTCACAGCGTCGCTGACGCATCCGAATGCGCGGCTGCGACCGCAGATGAAGGTGACTATGAAGGTGATTACCCGCGAGCTGCACCAAGTGGCGCTGGTGCCAGCGCGCGCGATTTTCACACGCGATGGGCATGCCATCGTCTACGTGCAGCAGGCCGGGCACTACCAGCCCAAGCGGGTGACACTGCTGGGGCGCAATCCTACGGAAGCGGCGATTCGCGGCCTCGGGGCGGGGGCGAGCGTGGCGCTGGTGCAGCCGGGCACCAAGGCTCCGCGCAAGACGGCGAATCCAGCCGGCGCGGCCGGGCTCGAGGGCACACAGCCATGAGCGAAGCCATGCCTCAGTTGACGGGTGCTCCGCAGCCGGCAGCGTCGCCCGGGAGCGTGGTCCAGCCGCGGCGGCCGATGCGCTGGGGCCTGGTGATCGTCATCGTCGTGATCGCTGGCTGCATTGCCGCAGCGGTCATTTACGGACGTCGACT is part of the Acidobacteriota bacterium genome and harbors:
- a CDS encoding HlyD family efflux transporter periplasmic adaptor subunit produces the protein MSAKRRWISWIVAVAAIVGGGSWLVRRAAAGDQKLPSAQVQMGDLDEYVSCRGTLSAWQAGVLIAPNRVESLRIIYLAPGGSEVQKGEVVIRLDVSGLEQKATELALALKTAQAKLSQAEAEAEVTHQKDVLTLVEDQVAAGTAQNDARKASVQSRIAGQEADGKLATAKAEVSAQQASGKLHSTAAAAQVQSLREARDKAAAQLQREQATVAEATLRAPMAGVVTYSMNYRNFNDPHPYRVGDVVSAGDEIAQIPNLQTLEVDADLEQTDRGKVHIGDAITAQAPALPEVQLTGAVERIAGLTSLDFSGSFPPPRIFRLTASLTHPNARLRPQMKVTMKVITRELHQVALVPARAIFTRDGHAIVYVQQAGHYQPKRVTLLGRNPTEAAIRGLGAGASVALVQPGTKAPRKTANPAGAAGLEGTQP